tcacagatgacatatcgctgcgtctcatagttgggtctgtccgactcggaccttatctcaactcggatccgactacgtcgagtccgaccagatccttccgagtccatattatccgcttagcatccaatgctccatggctagtgagaccaagccatcgaccgtgttatatgctagtctagtcggctgcacgTTCACACATGCCTttcaactagggaccttttaggatagtcatcatacaatgcataatcccacaaacaagtcatgtacttgttgatacacatcattgataatgtccaacgactatctttattcataaacacatagaaaatatcataatacatgattgcctctagggcatatctccaacaatgtATTTGGCAACTGGCTACATGAGATTGATCACAAGTTTAGAACTCTTctcagggtgggagcgcttgccattatttggtcgctttggctatgtagaaatgataaaaattttaacgataaaagtacttctctgttgcaggttatctacagatgtaccgaGACTCTTtctttatggtcctctctacaacgtgTGAAGAACCAAGACCTTTTTatggaggtgtgtacacgattagAGGATACGGCAAGGGATACTTTtatccaacatgggtggcagcatgatcttaggattggcccCCCTCCGCTTTAGGCGTTATACAGACACTAAGTTTCTTTGTATTTCGCCTTTCTTCGTTTGTGCGAGAGGACCTTATTTGGCCGTGTGCATCTTAATTATACAGAGGTCGGGTGTAATGTTtaatcttttaagtaataaagtgTCCCTTTTCGAAAAATATGTTTGCTATTGCTAGGTTGAAGTTTTATCTACGTAAAATGTTGATCACCGTTGCAAGGGTTGTATGAATTTGGGGGCGGGCACGAGGAGGACCAGTGTGGAAGCACGGAAATGTTGAAGCACATAAATGAGGGGTTTGGTGTTAAATTTGACCAGTCCAGTGTAGATGCTCTCACTTGGATGTAATTTTGTGGCTGGTCTGATTGTCCAACGAGCGACATGTCAAACCAGTAGTGAGACAGCTAGGGCAGGCAGGCAGCAGGCCCAGTGGCTGGCAGAGACTGCGTGGTGTACCCACGAGTAAACAAAAAACGAAAACGCACTCAGCCGAGACAAGAGAGTGTGTGTCGGCCTGCTTCTCCATTCACAATTTCACATCCCCCTCCCGTCTCCGCCGAGCGCTCCCAAAGTCAAAGAAAACCACGCTGCAACTTGCTAACGAATTCCATTGCGTGCGCTTCCCGTCCTCCCatcccctcccccctcccaccACCTCCGCTCCTCCGCCCACGCCAATCCTCCCAAATCCACCGCCGCCGATCCGCCCAGATggaccgcagcagcagcagcaatagcgGCGGCGGACACAACCCGCACCTCGGCGTCAACAAGCTCGGCCGGAACATCCGCaaggcgacgccgccgccgccccctcagcAGCAGCCGCCCCGCCCGCCGCACCCCCAGCCGCAGGTATACAACATCAGCAAGAACCAGTTCCGCGACATGGTCCAGCAGCTCACCGCCGGCACCCCTTCCCCTCCGCCGCCCCAGCACCACCACCGCCCCCCTCCGCCTCTccagcagcagcaccagcagcagtCCAAGCCCGCATCCATGCGCCTCCAGAAGATCCGCCCGCCCCCCATCTCCACCCCCGTCGCGCGGCCTCCTCCCGTCCACAACCACCACCAGATACCAAACCCTAACCACAACCCCGCCTTCCACCGCCCCCCGCACCCGCACCACATGCCCATGCCTCCGCCGGGGCCCGCCTGGGCCGACTCGCCCGTCTCTGCCTACATGCGCATCCTCGAGAACTCCCTCTTCAGCGCCACTCCTCCCggggctgccgccgccgccgccgccgccgctcatgcTCACGCCGCGGCTGCAGCAGCAGCTGCCGGACGGGGGCCTCCGCAGCACCCTTATCACCCGCCCCCGCCGCCGGTGCCGTCGCCCGGGATACTCCCTTCGCCGACCGGATTTCTCAATTTGCTCTCGCCGACGCCCAGGTCGCCCTACCCGCTCCTCTCGCCGGGGTTCCAGCAACCTCCTCCGCTCACGCCGAACTTCCCCATGTTGTCGCCGCTGCCAGGAACAGGGATCCTGGGGCCAgggcccatgccgccgccgccttcgccagGGCTATGGTTCCCGCAGTCGCCGTCGGGGCTGCTCTCACCGTCCGGATTCTTTCCATTGCTGAGCCCACGGTGGAGAGATATGTAGCATGGGTCAGCAGTCGCCCCTGTAACATTTGACGGTAGGGAGGTAGCTACAGTGATGGGAATTGGTTCATCCGACGGAGGTGAAACAGGTGGGTTGTAGCTCTCGACACCACTATTTGTTGCTGTTAATTGCTGCTGTGCGGTTAGCATCATTCTGTAAGGCTTTGGTAAAGGCTGTTGGTTACATATTTGTAATTGTATAACTGGGGAAATTTTCAATTTATTCACTTTCTTGGCTGCAAAAGGAGGACAGTAAGAACTGGGAATGTTGTAGTGTAGATTCTTGAGTGGCTAGGCTTGAAACATGTAATTGTAATTTTAGTTAAAGAAAGATGAGCTCTTTCTGACAAATGTTTCGCTCATGATTGCTGTTGGTATGCCTATTCAGGGAACATAAATTTTTTCCCCTTTTCTTCTACTTGTATTTTCGAGAGGGAAGGTAACTTGTCATTATATCATAGCCCAGCTTATCTGGAAATTAACAATCCAAGTACGATTGAGGTTTAATGCATCAAGGGTATGTCTATTTCTTCTTGGGAGCGTCATGTTATCTTGCGCTAGACATGCTCATAcagtcatactccctccgtcccaaattactcgtcgctgaaatggatgtatctagaactaaaatacatctagatacatccatacgtgcgacaagtaattcggaacggagggagtacatgagataaAGTTTGTTAGTGTGGCCTGAAGTTTATTGACTTCGTATACATGTTATCTACAATTTAACATCATGATAGGCAGTAGTTTAGTCAGCATTATTACTGATATCTGCATGATAGCATCGT
This DNA window, taken from Triticum aestivum cultivar Chinese Spring chromosome 1D, IWGSC CS RefSeq v2.1, whole genome shotgun sequence, encodes the following:
- the LOC123181480 gene encoding VQ motif-containing protein 9 — protein: MDRSSSSNSGGGHNPHLGVNKLGRNIRKATPPPPPQQQPPRPPHPQPQVYNISKNQFRDMVQQLTAGTPSPPPPQHHHRPPPPLQQQHQQQSKPASMRLQKIRPPPISTPVARPPPVHNHHQIPNPNHNPAFHRPPHPHHMPMPPPGPAWADSPVSAYMRILENSLFSATPPGAAAAAAAAAHAHAAAAAAAAGRGPPQHPYHPPPPPVPSPGILPSPTGFLNLLSPTPRSPYPLLSPGFQQPPPLTPNFPMLSPLPGTGILGPGPMPPPPSPGLWFPQSPSGLLSPSGFFPLLSPRWRDM